One genomic window of Evansella cellulosilytica DSM 2522 includes the following:
- the fliQ gene encoding flagellar biosynthesis protein FliQ, with protein MNQETVISLAERGVYTVIMIAGPLLITALAIGLLVSIFQATTQIQEQTLAFIPKIVGVLVALIVFGPWMLSIIISFAEQIFSNLHHFIG; from the coding sequence GTGAATCAAGAAACGGTTATTTCCTTAGCTGAACGTGGTGTATATACGGTTATTATGATAGCAGGGCCACTATTAATTACTGCATTAGCTATTGGATTATTAGTAAGTATATTTCAAGCAACTACACAAATACAAGAACAAACACTTGCCTTTATACCGAAAATAGTTGGTGTATTAGTTGCGTTAATCGTATTTGGACCTTGGATGTTATCTATAATCATATCGTTTGCAGAACAAATTTTTAGTAACTTGCACCATTTTATAGGGTGA
- the flhA gene encoding flagellar biosynthesis protein FlhA has translation MPIKDFSILLGVILIVIMLIIPLPTGIIDFLIIVNITIALLIILVSMNTREPLQFSIFPTLLLLITLFRLGLNVSTTRSILDKGDAGNVIDTFGQFVVGGNALVGFVVFIILVVIQFVVITKGAERVSEVGARFTLDAMPGKQMSIDADLNAGMISDTEARERRKKIEQEADFYGSMDGASKFVKGDAIAGIVIVLINVIFGLVIGMVQQGLPLAEAAQKYTLLTVGDGLVSQIPALLISTATGIVVTRAASEGNLGHDVTKQLFAYPKMLYVAGGTIALLGFATPIEAIVTTTVAIVLGIGGFMLGRTEQQAMQMEDAEGEIEDQEEDIKSPESVVNLLQVDPIEFEFGYGLIPLADANQGGDLLDRVVMIRRQLAIEMGMIVPVIRIRDNIQLQPNEYSIKIKGNEVAKGELLLDHFMAMSPGVEDENITGIETVEPAFGLQALWIGEDIKDQAELAGYTVVDPPSVVSTHLTEVIKRHSHELLGRQETKQLIDHLNESYPTLVEDVTPNPLSTGEIQKVLSRLLKEKISIKNLPIIFETLADYGQMTKDTDLLTEYVRQSLSRQISRQYASEGEPLYVITVSGSVEKHIADAIQQTEHGGFLNMDPNMMQSIIEATVQEVERMQETGQMPIILCSPAVRMYFRHLIERYIPQVPVLSYNELEAHVEVQSVGVVNVS, from the coding sequence ATGCCTATTAAAGATTTTAGTATATTGCTCGGGGTTATTCTTATCGTTATCATGCTCATAATCCCTTTACCAACAGGGATTATTGACTTTTTAATAATAGTAAATATAACGATTGCGCTATTAATTATTCTAGTTTCAATGAATACGAGAGAACCACTACAATTTTCTATTTTTCCTACCTTGTTATTATTAATTACTTTATTTCGTCTCGGATTAAATGTATCTACTACGAGATCTATTCTTGATAAAGGTGATGCGGGGAATGTAATTGATACATTTGGACAATTTGTTGTAGGAGGAAATGCACTTGTAGGGTTTGTCGTATTTATTATTTTAGTTGTTATTCAATTTGTGGTAATCACAAAAGGTGCTGAGCGAGTTTCAGAGGTTGGCGCAAGGTTTACGTTAGATGCGATGCCTGGTAAACAAATGAGTATTGATGCTGATTTGAATGCAGGTATGATATCTGACACTGAAGCAAGGGAAAGAAGAAAAAAAATAGAACAAGAGGCTGACTTTTATGGTTCTATGGATGGAGCGAGTAAATTTGTAAAAGGGGATGCGATTGCTGGAATTGTAATCGTACTAATTAATGTTATTTTCGGACTCGTAATCGGAATGGTGCAGCAAGGACTACCACTCGCTGAGGCTGCGCAAAAATACACTCTATTAACGGTTGGGGATGGATTAGTAAGTCAAATTCCCGCACTATTAATATCAACAGCAACTGGAATTGTAGTAACAAGAGCTGCCTCTGAAGGTAATTTAGGTCATGATGTTACGAAACAGTTATTTGCATATCCTAAAATGTTGTATGTGGCAGGTGGGACGATTGCACTATTGGGTTTTGCAACTCCAATTGAAGCAATTGTAACAACAACTGTTGCTATCGTTCTCGGGATTGGTGGGTTTATGCTCGGAAGAACGGAACAGCAAGCTATGCAAATGGAAGATGCTGAAGGAGAAATAGAGGATCAAGAAGAGGATATTAAATCACCAGAAAGTGTAGTTAACCTACTTCAAGTAGACCCGATTGAATTTGAGTTTGGGTATGGTTTAATACCGTTAGCTGATGCAAACCAAGGCGGAGATTTACTTGATCGAGTGGTAATGATTCGCCGTCAATTAGCGATTGAAATGGGCATGATTGTGCCAGTTATTAGAATTAGGGATAATATTCAGCTTCAACCTAACGAATATTCGATAAAAATAAAAGGGAATGAAGTAGCAAAAGGGGAGTTACTTTTAGATCATTTTATGGCGATGAGTCCAGGTGTAGAAGATGAGAACATTACAGGAATTGAAACTGTGGAGCCAGCCTTTGGCTTACAGGCACTTTGGATAGGTGAAGACATAAAGGACCAAGCAGAATTAGCAGGCTATACGGTTGTAGACCCACCATCCGTAGTCTCTACCCATTTAACAGAAGTAATCAAGAGACATTCACATGAACTTTTAGGTAGACAAGAAACGAAACAGCTTATTGATCACCTAAATGAATCTTATCCTACGCTAGTAGAAGATGTTACACCTAATCCACTATCGACTGGGGAGATACAAAAGGTTTTAAGTCGTTTATTAAAAGAAAAAATTTCAATAAAAAATTTACCAATTATTTTTGAAACGTTGGCAGATTATGGACAAATGACGAAGGATACAGATCTACTAACTGAATATGTGCGTCAATCGCTATCGAGACAAATTTCTAGGCAGTATGCTTCAGAAGGAGAACCGCTTTACGTCATTACTGTTAGTGGGTCTGTTGAAAAGCATATAGCAGATGCGATTCAGCAAACAGAACATGGCGGATTCTTAAATATGGACCCGAACATGATGCAATCCATTATCGAGGCGACGGTGCAGGAAGTAGAAAGAATGCAAGAAACAGGGCAAATGCCGATCATTTTATGTTCTCCAGCAGTACGTATGTACTTTAGACACTTAATTGAAAGGTATATACCACAAGTTCCTGTTTTATCCTATAACGAGTTAGAAGCCCATGTTGAGGTGCAAAGTGTAGGGGTGGTGAATGTTTCGTGA
- the fliP gene encoding flagellar type III secretion system pore protein FliP (The bacterial flagellar biogenesis protein FliP forms a type III secretion system (T3SS)-type pore required for flagellar assembly.), with product MIEIPALDIFSEDPNNLTTTVSLLLLLTVLSIAPSILILMTCFTRIVVVLSFVRSGLATQQMPPNQVLVGLALFITFFIMAPVFSEVNEQALQPMFAGEMTQEEAFDAAALPMKEFMAQHTREKDLALFMGYAGLPRPETLDDIPLTALVPAFAISELKTAFQIGFMIFIPFLVIDMVVASVLMSMGMMMLPPVMIALPFKILLFVMVDGWHLVVRSLLLSF from the coding sequence ATGATTGAAATACCAGCACTTGATATTTTTAGTGAGGATCCTAACAATTTAACTACTACTGTATCATTGTTATTACTGTTAACAGTTCTTTCCATCGCACCTAGTATATTAATATTAATGACATGCTTTACTCGTATTGTTGTCGTTTTATCATTCGTTCGATCAGGATTGGCTACACAACAAATGCCACCAAATCAGGTGTTAGTCGGATTAGCATTATTTATTACATTTTTTATCATGGCACCTGTTTTTTCAGAAGTGAATGAGCAAGCTTTACAGCCAATGTTCGCTGGAGAAATGACACAAGAAGAAGCTTTTGATGCTGCGGCACTTCCTATGAAAGAGTTCATGGCTCAGCATACTAGAGAAAAGGATTTAGCTTTATTTATGGGGTATGCAGGCTTACCTAGGCCAGAGACATTGGATGATATACCGCTTACCGCACTAGTTCCTGCTTTTGCAATTAGTGAACTAAAAACGGCTTTTCAAATTGGATTTATGATATTTATTCCTTTCCTAGTGATAGATATGGTCGTTGCTAGTGTACTAATGTCTATGGGGATGATGATGCTACCACCAGTCATGATCGCATTACCATTTAAAATATTACTGTTTGTTATGGTTGATGGGTGGCACTTAGTAGTGCGCTCATTGCTACTTAGCTTTTAA
- the flhF gene encoding flagellar biosynthesis protein FlhF, with translation MKVKKYTAKNMPEAMAKIRAELGNDAVILNSKRVDSGGFLGFFTKSMIEVIAAIDPEIKQSVKRKTSNRERVPKSQVASKSELAQEINQIKQLIEQRLTTYANSTDSGDYPGHLKEINELLNSIDVEDVSRLQVMKQLLKRWYSENGDEKSKETIHEWTKEIINDLLSHIDYSPFNYKKRFLNVVGPTGVGKTTTLAKIAAKIAISDGRKVAFITTDTYRIAAIEQLKTYAKILNVPVEVVYSIEDFKNAKDRLSEYDVILVDSAGRNFLNDLYVKQLGEVIDFNEEMETHLVLSLTSKYNDMKKIIDQFQAININKVIFTKADETQSHGAMLNVALNYGIGSSYITFGQNVPDDIALATKEKVVEQLLGS, from the coding sequence GTGAAGGTAAAAAAGTATACAGCAAAAAATATGCCAGAAGCAATGGCTAAAATAAGAGCAGAGCTAGGCAATGATGCAGTAATTTTAAATTCAAAAAGGGTAGATAGTGGCGGTTTTTTAGGATTCTTTACAAAGTCAATGATTGAAGTAATAGCTGCTATAGACCCTGAGATAAAACAATCTGTTAAAAGAAAAACGAGTAACAGAGAGAGAGTTCCCAAAAGTCAAGTCGCTTCAAAATCTGAATTAGCGCAAGAAATTAATCAAATAAAACAATTGATAGAGCAAAGACTAACAACTTATGCCAACAGCACAGATAGTGGAGACTACCCTGGCCATTTAAAAGAGATTAATGAACTTCTCAACTCTATAGATGTTGAGGATGTTTCAAGGCTACAAGTGATGAAGCAGCTTTTAAAACGTTGGTATTCCGAGAATGGCGACGAAAAATCAAAAGAGACGATTCATGAATGGACCAAGGAGATTATTAATGATCTTCTTTCTCACATTGATTATAGTCCTTTTAACTATAAAAAACGTTTTTTAAATGTTGTCGGTCCTACCGGTGTAGGGAAAACAACAACTTTAGCTAAAATAGCTGCTAAAATAGCAATTTCTGATGGAAGAAAAGTGGCGTTTATCACTACAGACACATACAGGATTGCTGCTATTGAACAATTAAAAACATATGCAAAAATATTAAACGTACCTGTCGAAGTAGTTTATTCCATTGAAGACTTTAAAAATGCGAAGGACCGCTTAAGTGAGTATGACGTCATTTTAGTTGACTCCGCCGGTAGGAATTTTTTAAATGATTTATATGTGAAGCAACTCGGGGAAGTGATTGATTTTAACGAAGAAATGGAGACACACCTCGTTTTGTCTCTTACATCTAAATATAATGATATGAAAAAAATTATTGATCAATTTCAGGCTATAAATATTAATAAAGTAATTTTTACAAAGGCTGATGAAACACAGTCCCACGGGGCTATGTTAAATGTTGCATTAAACTATGGCATTGGATCATCATATATTACATTTGGACAAAACGTACCGGATGATATCGCTTTAGCTACAAAAGAAAAAGTAGTTGAACAACTTTTGGGGAGCTGA
- a CDS encoding chemotaxis protein CheA — protein sequence MEKNEYLDMFIEESKEHLQAMNSHLLELEENPENESIVNEVFRSAHTLKGMSATMGYEDLASLTHQMENVLDQIRNGVVKASSELLDVVFESVDHLEAMVEDIASGGEGKRNVKEVVSKLARIESGAPLEEVAATLHEVDAETVQSSGIPAFDPFEVTVLTQSQEQGFYAYQVAISLREDCILKAARVYMVFEVLEKMGEVIKSIPTVDQLEEENFDLNFSVTLVSKESANDVQGKVLKVSEVDTVEVSDIDIKRLNSPEKEQAEKVKKDSNEIDNEKPATTQVQREENQSNGKSNSNKTIRVNIERLDRLMNLFEELVIDRGRLEQISHDLNNNDLTDTVEHMSRISGDLQNIILNMRMVPVEQVFNRFPRMVRGLAKELNKKINLEITGADTELDRTFIDEIGDPLVHLLRNSLDHGVETPDVRRNAGKSEQATISLKAYHSGNHVFIEVADDGAGINAEKVLEKAINSGVVSAEVGKTLTDQEVYELLFASGLSTADQISDISGRGVGLDVVKSKIESLGGSVSVESTRGTGTLFTIQLPLTLSIISVMLVEIQDEIYAIPLSSIIETAIIKEEEIMHAHNQRVIDFRGSVVPLIDMTELFEVPVTKEQNEYYSIVVVRKGDKMAALQVNSFIGQQEIVLKTLGKYLTSAFAISGATILGNGQVALIVDCNSIIL from the coding sequence ATGGAGAAAAATGAATACTTAGATATGTTTATTGAGGAAAGTAAAGAACACTTGCAAGCGATGAATAGTCATTTGTTAGAACTAGAAGAAAATCCAGAAAATGAATCAATTGTAAACGAAGTGTTCCGATCTGCACATACGTTAAAAGGAATGTCTGCTACGATGGGGTACGAAGATTTAGCAAGTTTAACCCATCAAATGGAAAATGTTTTAGACCAAATTAGAAATGGTGTTGTAAAGGCTTCAAGTGAATTACTAGATGTTGTTTTTGAGTCTGTGGATCATTTAGAAGCTATGGTTGAAGATATAGCTTCTGGAGGAGAAGGCAAGCGAAATGTAAAAGAGGTAGTTTCAAAACTAGCTAGAATTGAATCAGGCGCACCGCTAGAAGAGGTTGCAGCAACATTACATGAAGTCGATGCTGAAACTGTTCAATCAAGTGGAATTCCAGCTTTTGATCCGTTTGAAGTAACCGTTCTTACACAGTCTCAAGAGCAAGGCTTTTATGCATACCAAGTAGCGATTAGCTTAAGAGAAGATTGTATTTTAAAAGCTGCAAGAGTGTATATGGTTTTTGAAGTGTTAGAAAAAATGGGGGAAGTAATTAAATCAATCCCAACTGTGGATCAATTAGAAGAGGAAAACTTTGATCTTAATTTTTCTGTCACATTAGTATCAAAAGAAAGTGCTAATGATGTACAAGGGAAAGTATTAAAGGTTTCTGAAGTAGATACTGTTGAAGTATCGGATATTGATATTAAAAGATTGAATTCACCAGAAAAAGAACAAGCAGAAAAAGTGAAAAAAGACAGCAACGAAATAGATAATGAAAAACCTGCTACTACACAAGTACAACGAGAAGAGAACCAAAGTAATGGAAAAAGCAATTCAAATAAAACGATTCGCGTAAATATTGAACGATTGGATCGCTTAATGAATTTATTTGAAGAATTAGTTATAGATCGTGGTAGATTAGAACAAATTTCCCATGATCTAAATAATAACGATTTAACAGATACGGTAGAGCATATGTCCAGAATTTCAGGTGACCTACAAAATATTATCCTTAACATGAGGATGGTTCCAGTAGAACAAGTATTCAATCGCTTCCCTAGGATGGTAAGAGGTTTAGCAAAGGAACTAAATAAGAAGATTAATCTCGAAATAACGGGTGCAGATACAGAATTAGATAGAACGTTTATAGATGAAATTGGTGACCCTCTAGTACACCTTCTAAGGAATTCTTTAGATCATGGTGTAGAAACGCCAGACGTAAGAAGAAACGCAGGGAAGAGTGAACAAGCAACAATATCACTAAAAGCATATCATAGTGGAAATCACGTGTTTATAGAAGTTGCAGACGATGGTGCAGGGATTAATGCGGAAAAAGTTTTAGAAAAAGCAATTAACAGTGGTGTAGTTTCTGCTGAAGTTGGAAAAACATTAACAGATCAAGAAGTATACGAATTGTTATTTGCAAGTGGATTGAGTACAGCTGACCAAATATCAGACATTTCAGGACGTGGCGTTGGACTAGATGTTGTAAAAAGTAAGATAGAATCCCTTGGAGGATCTGTCTCAGTTGAGTCAACAAGAGGAACTGGTACCTTGTTTACTATTCAATTGCCATTAACTTTATCGATAATTTCTGTCATGCTAGTAGAAATCCAAGATGAAATTTATGCGATACCATTATCGTCAATTATTGAGACAGCAATTATAAAAGAAGAAGAAATTATGCACGCGCACAATCAAAGGGTAATAGATTTTAGAGGTAGTGTCGTACCGTTAATTGATATGACCGAATTATTCGAGGTTCCAGTTACAAAAGAGCAAAATGAATATTATTCCATTGTTGTTGTTCGAAAAGGTGATAAAATGGCAGCTTTACAAGTCAATTCATTTATCGGACAGCAAGAAATCGTATTGAAAACTCTAGGTAAGTATTTAACATCAGCCTTTGCTATTTCTGGCGCTACCATTTTAGGGAACGGACAAGTGGCACTAATTGTAGATTGTAATTCTATTATTCTATAA
- the flhB gene encoding flagellar biosynthesis protein FlhB: MYIKLDIQYFAQEKTEKATPKKRKESRQKGQVSKSSDVNTSFILLFVFLAFWLMGSFSVDQLIGITRYSFQEYLLMELTEANVYSMFINFSIQAAIVVGPFMFIAMLAAIFSNYLQVGILFAPEAIKMKLSKLDPIQGAKRIFSVRALVEFLKSLLKIVCVGFAGFTVIWIAIDDILMLSLYSVGESVRLIGNLLIMMGLAVAFLLIFLSVFDYLYQKYDHEKNIKMSKQDVKDEYKKTEGDPLIKSKIKEKQRQMAMSRMMAEVPKADVVITNPTHYAIALKYDDQNMAAPIIVAKGVDFIALKVINIAKNNNVMTVENRPLARALYAQADIGDPVPEDLFKAVAEVLAYVYRIQNKL, encoded by the coding sequence ATGTACATCAAGCTTGACATACAGTATTTTGCTCAAGAAAAGACAGAAAAAGCAACACCTAAAAAGAGGAAAGAATCTAGACAAAAAGGACAAGTCTCGAAAAGCTCAGATGTGAATACTTCCTTTATACTTTTATTCGTATTTTTAGCTTTTTGGCTAATGGGGAGCTTCTCGGTTGATCAGTTAATTGGTATTACAAGGTATTCGTTTCAGGAGTATTTGCTGATGGAGCTGACGGAAGCAAATGTTTATTCTATGTTTATTAACTTCAGCATACAAGCAGCAATTGTAGTAGGGCCATTTATGTTTATTGCGATGCTAGCGGCTATTTTTAGTAATTACTTACAAGTAGGTATTTTATTTGCTCCAGAAGCTATAAAAATGAAGTTAAGCAAACTTGATCCAATTCAAGGGGCAAAACGAATTTTTTCTGTAAGAGCACTAGTGGAGTTTTTAAAATCATTATTAAAAATAGTATGTGTTGGATTTGCAGGTTTTACAGTAATTTGGATAGCTATTGATGATATTTTAATGCTATCACTATATTCTGTTGGTGAAAGTGTAAGACTCATCGGAAATTTACTCATTATGATGGGGTTAGCTGTAGCATTTCTACTCATCTTTTTATCCGTTTTTGATTACTTATATCAAAAATACGATCATGAAAAAAATATTAAAATGTCGAAACAAGATGTGAAAGATGAATACAAAAAAACAGAGGGTGACCCTCTAATAAAATCAAAGATAAAAGAGAAACAACGCCAAATGGCAATGAGTAGAATGATGGCTGAAGTTCCAAAGGCAGACGTTGTAATAACGAACCCTACTCACTATGCCATTGCACTTAAATACGATGACCAAAATATGGCCGCACCTATTATTGTAGCTAAAGGAGTTGACTTCATTGCATTAAAAGTGATTAACATCGCTAAAAACAATAATGTGATGACAGTTGAAAATAGACCATTAGCTAGAGCTTTGTACGCTCAAGCTGATATTGGAGATCCTGTACCAGAGGATTTATTTAAAGCAGTAGCAGAAGTGCTTGCTTATGTATATCGAATACAAAATAAACTTTAA
- a CDS encoding protein-glutamate methylesterase/protein-glutamine glutaminase, with amino-acid sequence MIKVLVVDDSAFMRKMISDLLEKDARIKVIGKARNGNEAVTQIKKLQPDVVTLDVEMPILNGLEALKRIMSESPVPVIMLSSITKEGTETTIKAMEYGAFDFVSKPSGSISLDIYKVQKELVEKVIYASKVPIAKLQKDVECRAPSIDEKQLQQINNNSKNKLTEKGIIAIGTSTGGPKALQTVLTNLPSDLPYPILIVQHMPKGFTKSLSERLDKLSKIKVKEAEDGEIIKKGVAYIAPGGYHLKVRGIGTSVAVHLDQSELVKGHRPAVDALFYSLSALRNVDVMAIILTGMGSDGTKGLVQLKGNTKTIAIAESKETAIVYGMPRTAVETNLVDEVVKLEDITQTILKHCT; translated from the coding sequence ATGATTAAAGTTCTAGTAGTGGATGATTCAGCATTCATGAGAAAGATGATCAGCGATTTACTAGAAAAAGACGCACGAATCAAAGTAATTGGTAAAGCTCGTAATGGAAACGAAGCAGTAACACAAATAAAGAAGTTACAGCCAGATGTAGTAACACTAGATGTTGAAATGCCAATATTAAATGGACTCGAAGCGTTAAAGCGGATTATGAGTGAATCTCCTGTACCAGTGATTATGCTGTCAAGCATTACAAAGGAAGGAACTGAAACAACAATAAAAGCAATGGAATACGGTGCTTTTGATTTTGTTTCAAAGCCTTCGGGCTCTATTTCGTTAGATATTTATAAAGTCCAAAAAGAATTAGTTGAGAAGGTGATTTATGCGTCAAAAGTCCCGATCGCTAAATTACAAAAGGATGTTGAATGTCGTGCACCTTCGATAGATGAAAAACAGTTGCAACAAATTAATAATAATAGCAAAAACAAGTTAACAGAAAAGGGTATTATCGCAATTGGAACTTCAACAGGAGGTCCGAAAGCGCTTCAAACAGTTTTAACTAATTTACCGTCTGATCTTCCTTACCCAATATTAATTGTACAGCACATGCCAAAAGGCTTTACGAAATCATTAAGTGAGCGCCTTGATAAATTATCAAAAATTAAGGTGAAAGAAGCAGAGGATGGAGAAATTATAAAAAAAGGTGTTGCCTATATCGCTCCTGGAGGATACCATTTAAAAGTAAGAGGTATTGGGACTTCTGTAGCAGTTCATTTGGATCAATCGGAATTAGTGAAAGGACATCGACCTGCAGTTGATGCATTATTTTATTCATTATCTGCATTAAGAAATGTCGATGTTATGGCAATAATTTTAACAGGTATGGGATCTGATGGTACGAAAGGTCTAGTGCAGCTGAAGGGGAATACAAAAACAATTGCGATTGCAGAGTCTAAAGAAACAGCGATTGTCTATGGAATGCCAAGAACCGCGGTTGAAACAAATTTGGTTGACGAAGTGGTTAAATTAGAAGATATCACACAAACAATATTGAAGCATTGTACATAG
- the fliR gene encoding flagellar biosynthetic protein FliR → MIEIIQWLPAFMLVLVRVSAFLITLPFFSYQNIPAPLKIGLALFISWIMFFAGDWPALEINYHFYLLIIKEALVGLTVGLIAMILLYAIQVAGGIIDYKMGLMIANVIDPQTGAQSPLTGSYLYTFSILFLLATDAHHLLLDGVFYSYQFIPMDQLFIPFGNEAILDHVVVTFSTMFLIAFQMAMPIVGSIFLVDLALGMVSRAVPQINVFVVGMPLKVLVGFILLLLVMAPFFMVVNQLIETMIITMRTLMELYGGVT, encoded by the coding sequence ATGATTGAAATCATACAGTGGCTACCTGCCTTTATGTTAGTTTTAGTTAGGGTATCTGCTTTCCTAATTACCCTACCTTTTTTTTCATATCAAAACATTCCAGCACCACTAAAAATAGGTTTAGCACTTTTTATATCGTGGATTATGTTCTTTGCTGGTGATTGGCCAGCACTTGAAATAAACTATCATTTTTATTTACTCATTATAAAAGAAGCGCTTGTTGGTCTTACTGTTGGTCTAATAGCCATGATTTTATTATACGCCATTCAAGTAGCTGGTGGAATTATTGACTATAAAATGGGATTGATGATTGCCAATGTCATTGACCCTCAAACTGGGGCACAAAGTCCATTGACAGGAAGTTATTTATATACGTTTTCTATTTTATTTTTATTAGCTACAGACGCACATCATCTATTGTTAGACGGAGTCTTTTACAGCTATCAGTTTATACCAATGGATCAACTGTTTATTCCATTTGGTAATGAGGCTATTTTAGACCATGTTGTAGTCACCTTCAGTACGATGTTCTTAATTGCTTTTCAAATGGCAATGCCTATAGTTGGGTCCATTTTTCTTGTAGATTTAGCCTTAGGTATGGTTTCAAGAGCGGTACCACAAATAAACGTGTTTGTAGTAGGGATGCCGTTGAAAGTATTAGTTGGTTTTATTTTGTTATTGCTTGTAATGGCTCCATTTTTTATGGTAGTAAATCAGCTTATTGAAACGATGATCATCACAATGAGGACGTTAATGGAACTGTATGGAGGGGTAACTTAA
- a CDS encoding MinD/ParA family protein has translation MVKDQADVLREKMLSANNKINNVNVIEKNAKVIAVVSGKGGVGKSNFSVNFGISLQRLGKRVLIIDLDIGMANVDILLGKTSYHSIVDLLERELSLKDIVENGPEGLSYISGGSGLAEIFEMDQMKVNDFLSKLSELEKQFDYILFDMAAGISTNSLSFLLSVHEIIIVTTPEPTSVTDAYAAVKHITLQDDQIPVSLVVNRTRNSRDGESTAQNMITVCSQFLKKDLHHIASVPDDEVVWKAVRSQTPFVLKFPKSKPAIVMRNTAKFFENKNKKMESTATVGHSFVSKLKSFFKS, from the coding sequence ATGGTGAAAGATCAAGCGGACGTTTTAAGAGAAAAGATGCTATCAGCAAATAATAAAATAAATAATGTTAATGTTATTGAAAAAAATGCCAAAGTAATTGCGGTTGTAAGTGGTAAAGGTGGAGTAGGTAAGTCTAACTTTTCAGTCAATTTTGGAATTTCGTTACAAAGATTAGGTAAGCGCGTATTAATTATCGATCTTGATATAGGAATGGCGAATGTTGACATATTACTTGGTAAAACATCTTATCATTCCATTGTTGATTTGTTAGAACGAGAGCTATCCTTAAAAGATATTGTAGAGAATGGTCCAGAAGGGCTATCTTATATCTCAGGGGGATCAGGACTTGCAGAAATCTTTGAAATGGATCAAATGAAAGTAAATGACTTCTTATCAAAGCTGTCCGAGTTAGAAAAACAATTTGATTATATACTTTTTGATATGGCTGCTGGTATTTCAACAAATAGTCTTAGCTTCTTGTTGTCTGTTCATGAAATTATTATTGTAACAACGCCAGAGCCTACTTCAGTGACAGATGCATATGCAGCCGTGAAACATATCACACTTCAAGATGATCAAATTCCTGTTTCACTCGTTGTAAATAGAACGAGAAACTCTAGGGACGGTGAATCGACCGCACAAAATATGATAACAGTATGTTCACAATTTCTAAAAAAAGATCTACATCATATCGCTTCGGTTCCTGATGATGAAGTAGTGTGGAAAGCTGTAAGGTCTCAAACACCATTTGTGTTGAAATTTCCAAAATCAAAACCTGCAATTGTCATGAGAAACACAGCAAAATTCTTTGAAAATAAAAATAAGAAAATGGAGTCAACTGCCACTGTAGGCCATAGCTTTGTTTCTAAACTAAAAAGTTTTTTCAAATCGTAA